GCCGCCTTCGTTTCCACCCTCAGGGCCTAAGTCGATAACCCAGTCAGCTGTTTTAATGACATCAAGATTGTGCTCAATAATCACAACCGTATTTCCCTGGTCTCGAAGTCGGTGTAAGACTTCCAGTAATTGCTGTACATCATGAAAATGTAGACCGGTTGTTGGTTCGTCAAGAATGTAAAGCGTATTGCCGGTATCACGCTTGGACAGTTCTTTTGCAAGTTTTACGCGTTGCGCCTCTCCCCCGGAGAGTGTGGTAGCGCTTTGACCCAGACGGATATAGGAAAGCCCTACCTCGATCAGTGTTTGTAGCTTGCGTGCAATCACCGGTATGTTCTCAAAGAACTTCAGCGCGTCTTCCACCGTTAACTCCAGTGCCTGGTTGATACTCAGTCCCTTGTATTTAATTTCCAGGGTCTCCCGGTTATAACGTTTTCCTTTGCACACGTCGCATTGCACATAGACATCGGGAAGAAAATGCATCTCAACCTTGATTAATCCGTCGCCCTGGCATGCCTCACACCGGCCCCCTTTTACATTAAAGCTATATCTGCCGGGACCATAACCTCTTGCACGCGACTCGGGTGTGTTGGAGAATAATTCTCGTAAGGGCGTGAATAGTCCAGTGTAAGTTGCAGGATTAGATCGGGGTGTGCGTCCTATCGGACTTTGATCGATATCAATTACTTTGTCGAAATGACTCAATCCCTCGATACGTTCAAAAGGAGATGGGTCGAGACTAGCCCTGTTTATCGCTTGTGCTGCATAGGGATAAAGTGTGTCATTGATCAAAGTGGATTTGCCCGAGCCGGAAACACCAGTGACGCAGGTGAGCAAGCCAATAGGAATTTCGGTCGTCACATGACAAAGATTATTTCCACTTGCACCGATAATGCGTAGCATGCGATGTTTGTTTGGTGTCATTCGTTTTCGAGGAATAGCAATTTTCAAAGTTCCATTCAGGTACTGTCCAGTCAACGAGTTTTTGTTTGCTGCAACGGCATCAGGAGTACCTTGCGCAACGACTTCTCCGCCGTGCACGCCAGCTCCTGGGCCAATGTCAATTACATAATCGGCACACCGTATAGCGTCTTCATCATGTTCTACGACGATTACCGTATTACCAAGATCTCGCAAATACTTGAGTGTTGTCAACAAACGCTCATTGTCCCTTTGGTGTAAACCGATTGATGGTTCGTCGAGCACATACATTACACCAACTAATCCGGCGCCAATCTGGCTAGCAAGGCGGATTCGTTGCGCTTCGCCGCCTGATAAGGTATCAGCTCGTCTGTCCAGACTGAGATAATTTAAACCAACATTGACTAGAAACTGGAGTCGCTGCTTTATTTCTTTGATAATTTTTTCGGCTATTTTTGCGCGAGCACCTTCAAACTGTAGTTGTTGAAAAAAATCGTGTGCAACGCCGATAGGCATATGGGTGACCTGTGGGAGGGCATGATTGTCAATGAAGACATTGCGTGCCTCACGGTTCAGTCGAGTGCCTTCACAGTCTGGGCAAGGGTGAGTGCTAAGATATTTGCTCATTTCCTCGCGCACTGCACTGGAGTCTGTTTCGCGAAAACGTCTTTCCATATTTGGGATAATGCCCTCGAAAGGATGTTTTCTTTCGATTTTCTTGTTGCGTTCGCTTTGATAAGAAAAGCTAATTTCTTCGCTTCCGCTACCAAAAAGTACAATTTGACGTATCTCGTCGGGCAGTTCACCAAATGGTGTGTCGAGATCGAATTTAAAATGCGTTGCCAATGCATCCAGCAATGCGGAATAGAAACCGTTGCGTCTGTCCCAGTTTCGAATCGCGCCTTCGCTGAGACTTAATTCCGGGTGGGATACTACCCGCTTGGGATCGAAAAACTGTGTAACTCCCAGGCCGTCACAACTAGTACACGCTCCCGATGGATTGTTGAAAGAAAAAATTTTAGGTTCGAGTTCTTTCAGGCTGAATCCGCAGTGAGAACAGGCAAACTTCGCCGAGAAAGCTAGTTCCTTCTCTTTTTCATCGTCCAGTGATTGGATAATTGCTATTCCGTCGCTGAGTTGTAATGCCATCTCAAAAGACTCGGCGAGACGCTGTTTTATATCGTCGCGAATCTTGAAGCGATCAACAACAACTTCAATATTGTGTTTCTGATTCTTATCCAGCTCAGGGATGACATCGAGTTCGAAAACTTCGCCATCAATGCGTGCTCGCACAAAACCCTGGGAGCGCAATTCGCCCAGCAATTGAAGATGTTCGCCTTTTCGGTCGCGAACAATCGGCGCAAGCAACATATATCTGCCGCCTTCGGGGAGTTCAAGCGTATGATCGACCATCTGGCTTACGGTTTGTGCCTGTAGCACTGTGTTGTGGTCAGGGCAGCGCGGTTCACCGGCTCGTGCAAACAGTAAACGCAGGTAATCATATATTTCCGTGATCGTACCGACTGTCGAGCGAGGGTTATGCGACGTCGATTTTTGCTCAATAGATATCGCCGGCGATAGACCTTCAATATGATCTATATCGGGCTTCTCCATGACCGACAAAAATTGCCGAGCATAGCTGGACAGCGATTCAACATAACGGCGCTGTCCTTCCGCATAAATCGTGTCGAATGCAAGTGACGACTTGCCCGAACCGGACAGTCCGGTTAGTACCACAAGTTTGTCGCGAGGTATTTCGAGGTCGATATTCTTGAGATTGTGTGTTCGGGCACCGCGTAGGGTGATCTTGTCCATTGGAATTCCTGAGTCGAACCGAACCTGCTAATATACGGCGTTTCGCCGAATGATGCCAAAACGAATTATGCCGGCTTTGTTACAGGGCGCACATCAGGCATCAATAGCAAGTCAAGTTATAGGTATATTAGTGAAACAAGAACATACACAAAATGAGGATTTCGATCCGGATATCATGACCGGAACAGAAAAACGTGCATCCGTTTCACTGGCGATGATTTATTCCTTGCGTATGCTTGGTCTGTTCATGATATTGCCTGTTTTTGCACTCTATGCGCAGCATCTTGAAGGCACGACGCCCCTGTTGATTGGTGTTGCAATTGGGATATACGGTTTAACCCAGGCCTTTTTCCAGATTCCCTTTGGTATGGCGTCCGATCGTTTTGGACGCAAGAAAGTAATTGCCTTTGGCTTGCTGGTGTTTGCCGCGGGTAGTGTGGTAGCCGCCACAGCGGATAGCATGTGGGGCGTTATTGCGGGTCGGGCTTTGCAAGGTGCGGGCGCAATAGCCGCTGCGATTATGGCGCTTGCCGCAGATCTAACCCGTGAAGAGCACCGTACCAAAGCCATGGCGATGATCGGAGCCAGTATTGGATTGTCATTCGCCTTTTCTCTGGTCGCTGGTCCCGTCATCGATGGCTGGGTGGGAGTAAATGGGATCTTTTGGATTACTGCCGGTCTTGCCTTGGGCGGGATTGCTGTTCTGGCCTTTATTGTACCGACGCCAATAAATAGCCGTTTCCATCGTGACGCTGAACCCATCCCATCCCAATTTCGAACCGTGTTAGGGAATCCGGAATTGCTCAGGCTAGATGTGGGCATCTTTATATTGCATATGGCGTTGACGGCCAGTTTCGTCGTTTTGCCCCTGGTCTTGCGCGACAATCTGGGATTGGCGTCTTCTGAACATTGGAAAATCTACCTGCCGGTCTTGTTGTTGGCGTTAGTGGTAATGGTGCCCTTTGTCATCATCGCCGAGAAAAAACGGCGTATGAAACAGGTATTCGTCAGCTCGATACTGATGCTTGCGGCTGGTGAGTTTGTCTTTTTGGTGGGTGCTGACTCACTTGCTATTGTTGTACTGGCGCTGCTTACTTTTTTTATTGGCTTTAACGTGCTGGAAGCGACACTGCCTTCGCTGATCTCGAAAACGGCGCCGCCGGATATTAAGGGGACGGCCATGGGAGTTTATTCGAGTTCGCAGTTTTTCGGCGCGTTTTGCGGTGGCGGGATAGGCGGCTGGATACATGGCCAATTTGGCATTCAAGGCGTGTTTCTTTTTATTCTGATGGCTTTAATGCTGTGGTTTGCAGTGGCCGCGACGATGAAAAATCCCCGTTATCTTGCGAGTTATATGGTGAATATCGGTAAAGTCGATGATGAGACTGCCCGTCGGCTTGTTGGTGAGCTGACCGCAGTTACTGGGGTTGCCGAGGCCGTGGTGATAGCGGAAGAAGGTATTGCTTATCTGAAAGTAGATATTCACGCCCTGGATAAACAACAGTTGAAGCGTTTTAGTCAGGTGTAGTGGTGACAATCATATCGCCAATATTCGGTGCCGTTTAGACAATAGTGGACCGTCGTTGGCGCCGGTATGGTATGATGCCCGAATCTCTATTGGGATGAAAATAATAATATAAAAAATTCAATAAGTTATTATGCGAGGTGTATATGGCGCGAGGAATCAATAAAGTAATCATTATCGGAAATCTGGGTAATGATCCGGATATCAGATACATGCCAAGTGGTGGCGCTGTGGCGAATCTGAGTATTGCCACTTCAGAAAGTTGGAAAGACAAGAATTCAGGTGAACCCCAGGAGCGGACCGAGTGGCATCGAGTAGTGTTATTTGGACGTCTTGGTGAAATTGCAGGTGAATATCTGCGCAAAGGTTCCAAGGTCTATGTTGAAGGCCGTTTGCAGACGCGTAAATGGCAGGACCAAAATGGACAGGACCGTTATACAACGGAAATCATCGCTAACGATCTGCAAATGCTTGATAGTCGTGGTGGTGCAGGTGATCAAGCCTTTAGTGGCAGTGGCATGGCAAATCAACAGCCACGTGGCCAGTCTTCGGCGCCCTCAAACCGTTCTCAGCCGCAGGCAGCGCCAGCTGGAGACTTTGGCGATTTCGATGACGACATCCCGTTTTAGGTCGCGACAATCGTATAACAAAAAAGGGACAGCAATACTGTCCCTTTTTTTATTCAGTCGATATTTGCAAACGATTTACGATTAAACCAAAAAAATTATCATTCCCGGAAAACTTCCAGCCTAACTGCAGTCCGCAGTTTTTACACACGATAATTTGCCAGTGATAGCCTGGAAACCAGGTGTCTTGTGGTGTGCGTAATCCTTGCGTGCGACAGTTTTCCACCTCCGAAAAACAGGCGATATGAAAGGTGATGGCTGCAGGGTTGGTGAAGCTGTGTGTGAAATCGCCTGCTATAACAACGCGAAAATGTGGCGACGTGATTAGTGTGTTGCAAGCAATGCAGCATAAGTTGTCATTATGTTCGGAATGTAGCGACATATCTGCTGGTGAGAAAAGACGCGTGTTTCTCTCCAATATTTTTTGCTTTAAAAGATGTATTGAATTCATGGTGGTAATTGTGAATCAGTTAAATTGATTTAGTATGCGCAAAAAAATATATTTCGCAAGTAACAT
This DNA window, taken from Gammaproteobacteria bacterium, encodes the following:
- a CDS encoding MFS transporter, with amino-acid sequence MTGTEKRASVSLAMIYSLRMLGLFMILPVFALYAQHLEGTTPLLIGVAIGIYGLTQAFFQIPFGMASDRFGRKKVIAFGLLVFAAGSVVAATADSMWGVIAGRALQGAGAIAAAIMALAADLTREEHRTKAMAMIGASIGLSFAFSLVAGPVIDGWVGVNGIFWITAGLALGGIAVLAFIVPTPINSRFHRDAEPIPSQFRTVLGNPELLRLDVGIFILHMALTASFVVLPLVLRDNLGLASSEHWKIYLPVLLLALVVMVPFVIIAEKKRRMKQVFVSSILMLAAGEFVFLVGADSLAIVVLALLTFFIGFNVLEATLPSLISKTAPPDIKGTAMGVYSSSQFFGAFCGGGIGGWIHGQFGIQGVFLFILMALMLWFAVAATMKNPRYLASYMVNIGKVDDETARRLVGELTAVTGVAEAVVIAEEGIAYLKVDIHALDKQQLKRFSQV
- the uvrA gene encoding excinuclease ABC subunit UvrA codes for the protein MDKITLRGARTHNLKNIDLEIPRDKLVVLTGLSGSGKSSLAFDTIYAEGQRRYVESLSSYARQFLSVMEKPDIDHIEGLSPAISIEQKSTSHNPRSTVGTITEIYDYLRLLFARAGEPRCPDHNTVLQAQTVSQMVDHTLELPEGGRYMLLAPIVRDRKGEHLQLLGELRSQGFVRARIDGEVFELDVIPELDKNQKHNIEVVVDRFKIRDDIKQRLAESFEMALQLSDGIAIIQSLDDEKEKELAFSAKFACSHCGFSLKELEPKIFSFNNPSGACTSCDGLGVTQFFDPKRVVSHPELSLSEGAIRNWDRRNGFYSALLDALATHFKFDLDTPFGELPDEIRQIVLFGSGSEEISFSYQSERNKKIERKHPFEGIIPNMERRFRETDSSAVREEMSKYLSTHPCPDCEGTRLNREARNVFIDNHALPQVTHMPIGVAHDFFQQLQFEGARAKIAEKIIKEIKQRLQFLVNVGLNYLSLDRRADTLSGGEAQRIRLASQIGAGLVGVMYVLDEPSIGLHQRDNERLLTTLKYLRDLGNTVIVVEHDEDAIRCADYVIDIGPGAGVHGGEVVAQGTPDAVAANKNSLTGQYLNGTLKIAIPRKRMTPNKHRMLRIIGASGNNLCHVTTEIPIGLLTCVTGVSGSGKSTLINDTLYPYAAQAINRASLDPSPFERIEGLSHFDKVIDIDQSPIGRTPRSNPATYTGLFTPLRELFSNTPESRARGYGPGRYSFNVKGGRCEACQGDGLIKVEMHFLPDVYVQCDVCKGKRYNRETLEIKYKGLSINQALELTVEDALKFFENIPVIARKLQTLIEVGLSYIRLGQSATTLSGGEAQRVKLAKELSKRDTGNTLYILDEPTTGLHFHDVQQLLEVLHRLRDQGNTVVIIEHNLDVIKTADWVIDLGPEGGNEGGKIIAAGTPEEIARYDHSHTGRFLRQYL
- the ssb gene encoding single-stranded DNA-binding protein, giving the protein MARGINKVIIIGNLGNDPDIRYMPSGGAVANLSIATSESWKDKNSGEPQERTEWHRVVLFGRLGEIAGEYLRKGSKVYVEGRLQTRKWQDQNGQDRYTTEIIANDLQMLDSRGGAGDQAFSGSGMANQQPRGQSSAPSNRSQPQAAPAGDFGDFDDDIPF